One genomic segment of Hordeum vulgare subsp. vulgare chromosome 2H, MorexV3_pseudomolecules_assembly, whole genome shotgun sequence includes these proteins:
- the LOC123425446 gene encoding antifungal protein ginkbilobin-like protein, giving the protein MASSRRADRLLFLPLALLHLLSCCPHTASGAPNTAPLSVLCNGAAYGAGDPFAESLAYVLADLLAATPQSRSRDAYSVSPYPNAFAYGHAACRAGLSGADCASCLGSAVSQMNATCGHAVGARAVLVDCSVRYEQYAFVA; this is encoded by the coding sequence ATGGCGAGCTCACGCAGAGCGGACCGGCTCCTCTTCCTCCCCCTCGCGTTGCTGCACCTCCTCTCCTGCTGCCCGCACACCGCCAGCGGCGCGCCCAACACGGCACCGCTCTCCGTGCTGTGCAACGGCGCGGCGTACGGCGCCGGGGACCCCTTCGCGGAGAGCCTCGCGTACGTGCTGGCCGACCTGCTGGCCGCCACGCCGCAGTCCCGCTCCCGCGACGCGTACAGCGTCTCCCCGTACCCGAACGCGTTCGCCTACGGCCACGCCGCGTGCCGCGCCGGGCTGTCGGGCGCGGACTGCGCGAGCTGCCTCGGCTCCGCCGTCAGCCAGATGAACGCCACCTGCGGCCACGCCGTCGGCGCGAGGGCCGTGCTCGTGGACTGCAGCGTACGGTACGAGCAGTACGCCTTCGTGGCTTAG
- the LOC123429556 gene encoding probable glycerol-3-phosphate acyltransferase 3, with amino-acid sequence MVKKPYPFHKPFSPIRRLLRRTLSGRHHRRSSTATAKATPVPPTEKLQGQTVIVDVEAWLLMSRLSTFPYFMLVAVEAGSFLRGLLLLLTYPLMCLFSHDMCLKAMIMVSFFGLREKEVLRVSKAVLPKLFLEDVAIQGLEAVKKARKVVAVSTVFPRVMIDGFLKEYLGVDTVVGREVMVVGGRYVGIITDDAVVAAEEMMNKGKYDEGVGLVGVGGKMHHLFSYRCKETYAVSEADKAAWQALPRDKYPKPLVFHDGRLAFAPTFPAAIAMYTYIPFGIFLAIVRSMAYSLLPYRVSVPIGALTGMRSRIIAGPPADAIEKDKAGGRLYVCNHRTLLDPITVAAGLRKPVTAVTYSVSPVSELMAPIRTARLTRDRDEDRRRMAGLLARGNLVVCPEGTTCREPYLLRFSPLFTELAAEVTPVALETRVDMFYGTSTKPASKVLDPLYFMMNPRPEYRVEFLEPVDTTTVADGEEDGHDKSHSIHVANRVQRVLGEALAFELTGQTRKDKYMMLAGNEGIVKVKAKK; translated from the exons ATGGTGAAGAAGCCGTATCCCTTCCACAAGCCCTTCAGCCccatccgccgcctcctccgtcgaACTCTCTCCGGCCGGCACCATCGCCGCTCGAGCACGGCAACGGCGAAAGCTACACCCGTGCCACCAACGGAAAAGCTACAGGGCCAGACGGTGATAGTTGACGTGGAGGCCTGGCTCCTGATGTCCCGGCTATCCACCTTCCCTTACTTCATGCTCGTCGCCGTCGAGGCCGGCAGCTTCCTccgcggcctccttctcctgctcaccTATCCTCTCATGTGCCTCTTCAGCCATGACATGTGCCTCAAGGCCATGATCATGGTGTCCTTCTTCGGGCTGCGTGAGAAGGAGGTCCTTAGGGTTAGCAAGGCCGTTCTGCCAAAGCTCTTCTTGGAAGACGTGGCTATCCAAGGGCTTGAGGCGGTGAAGAAGGCGAGAAAGGTGGTGGCGGTGAGCACTGTCTTTCCGAGGGTGATGATCGATGGGTTCTTGAAGGAGTACCTTGGTGTGGACACTGTGGTTGGAAGGGAGGTCATGGTGGTCGGCGGGCGTTACGTCGGAATAATCACAGATGATGCCGTCGTGGCCGCAGAGGAGATGATGAACAAGGGCAAGTATGATGAAGGGGTTGGGCTTGTCGGAGTTGGCGGCAAGATGCACCATTTATTTTCCTATCGTTGCAAG GAAACCTATGCTGTGAGTGAGGCCGACAAGGCGGCATGGCAGGCACTGCCGAGGGACAAGTACCCCAAGCCCTTGGTCTTCCACGACGGCCGCCTCGCCTTCGCTCCGACGTTCCCCGCCGCGATCGCCATGTACACGTACATTCCCTTCGGCATCTTCCTGGCCATCGTCCGAAGCATGGCATATAGCCTCCTCCCCTACCGCGTCTCCGTCCCGATCGGGGCCCTCACCGGCATGCGCTCCCGCATCATCGCCGGCCCGCCGGCCGACGCCATCGAGAAAGACAAGGCCGGCGGCCGACTCTACGTGTGCAACCACCGCACCCTCCTGGACCCGATCACCGTCGCGGCTGGGCTTCGCAAGCCCGTCACCGCGGTGACCTACAGCGTGAGCCCCGTCTCCGAGCTGATGGCGCCCATCCGCACGGCGCGGCTCACCCGGGACCGGGACGAGGACCGCCGGCGCATGGCGGGGCTGCTGGCGCGCGGAAACCTTGTGGTGTGCCCCGAGGGGACGACCTGCCGGGAGCCCTACCTGCTCCGCTTCAGCCCGTTGTTCACCGAGCTCGCCGCCGAGGTTACCCCCGTCGCGCTCGAGACGCGCGTCGACATGTTCTACGGCACGTCCACCAAGCCGGCGTCCAAAGTGCTCGACCCGCTCTACTTCATGATGAATCCGCGGCCGGAGTACCGCGTCGAATTCCTGGAGCCGGTCGATACCACGACCGtggccgacggcgaggaggacggccacGACAAAAGCCACAGCATCCACGTGGCGAACCGGGTGCAGCGCGTGCTCGGCGAGGCGCTAGCGTTCGAGCTCACCGGGCAGACGAGGAAAGACAAATACATGATGCTGGCCGGGAACGAAGGCATCGTCAAAGTGAAGGCCAAGAAGTAG